In Oncorhynchus kisutch isolate 150728-3 linkage group LG5, Okis_V2, whole genome shotgun sequence, a genomic segment contains:
- the cox6c gene encoding cytochrome c oxidase subunit 6C, which yields MSLAKPAMRGLLGKRLRFHLPIAFALSVVAAAAFKYGVTEPRKQAYADFYKHYDATKEFNNMREAGIFESVRPTGE from the exons ATGTCTCTGGCTAAGCCTGCAATGCGAGGACTCCTCGGGAAGCGTCTGAGGTTCCACCTGCCCATCGCCTTCGCCCTGTCAGTGGTGGCTGCAGCAGCTTTCAAG TACGGCGTAACAGAACCAAGGAAACAGGCCTATGCCGATTTCTACAAACATTATGATGCCACAAAGGAGTTCAACAACATGAGGGAAGCTGGTATTTTTGAAAGTGTCAGGCCAACTGGTGAATAA